From Daucus carota subsp. sativus chromosome 6, DH1 v3.0, whole genome shotgun sequence, the proteins below share one genomic window:
- the LOC135147074 gene encoding uncharacterized protein LOC135147074, with translation MSDRLSGMSGPSTPVHSDHSESTVEGLPPRPGVVPISPPRALTPPPVAGPSRPPGYPRSGQTPIAPIPLRMIPPPAPMIRPPIRGPPPEHESSGFSGVGPSYPCSPLSVPYHYYQALLMEREELLGQIGELTQAMRDLDPNRGERQLREEIRAFRTEAVERLCGITAPLGTPGDIIDWARWVLEQLDVIGGPDFP, from the exons atgagtgatag ATTATCAGGAATGTCAGGCcccagtaccccggttcattcTGATCATTCAGAGTCGACGGTTGAGGGACTTCCACCCCGTCCTGGAGTTGTACCTATATCTCCACCTAGGGCACTTACACCCCCACCTGTAGCTGGACCTTCACGTCCACCTGGATACCCTCGTAGTGGACAGACCCCTATTGCACCTATACCACTTAGGATGATACCCCCACCTGCTCCCATGATACGACCTCCTATCCGTGGACCTCCACCAGAGCATGAGTCTTCTGGATTTTCAGGTGTCGGACCCTCTTATCCGTGTTCCCCTCTTTCGGTACCCTATCACTATTACCAGGCACTCCTGATGGAGAGAGAGGAGCTGTTGGGCCAGATTGGAGAGCTGACACAGGCAATGAGGGACCTAGATCCTAACAGGGGAGAGCGACAGTTGAGAGAGGAGATACGTGCTTTTAGGACGGAGGCAGTAGAGAGATTATGTGGGATCACCGCACCACTTGGTACCCCTGGGGATATTATAGACTGGGCTCGTTGGGTCTTGGAGCAGCTGGATGTTATCGGAGGCCCAGATTTCCCATAG